From Besnoitia besnoiti strain Bb-Ger1 chromosome X, whole genome shotgun sequence, one genomic window encodes:
- a CDS encoding hypothetical protein (encoded by transcript BESB_017560): MEPVPPPVSADLQAEAPASPPKPSGGAQDAVPPGVNASASPSSASNAAADLGSSSQPAEGSSGPKSAPAEASLPPVGSSSVLAGGCDADNGCDPPSATAPVPPAAEGDRTGSRASLKAPEASGERRRSRHEALETVVDALAHINSPSQFAPPAANALAGARGGGAGDRAAPAPVLETAKSKKLHLGSSHQAYTGLDQWLDNYGIDIEDLGPNFQSGKLTNAHKLDLATYSWTQDKHADVKGAVVLFHSYTSHALWDFMRHQPGKREVISEVNTRTGERETVDLTTWVPLYSGSWVEAFWKQGFNVYAMDHQSHGRSAGWREWRCNVEKFDHLVDDALQFIKTVVAKDPVTPDNVPIYVLGYSMGGNITLQTLARIFADDSDEGRHLQARVRAAVLLAPMLRILLDRKTAFLAKLNKSVISCCMPNLRLGRSTGDEAYAYLDRWYEKDPFAYGGSPKSRMIANLYSATIKANKVIRTLPEHLKVLCLQGTGDATVDYRAALLLAKTRVRLDLMYLTGWSHYLAKQIGFELLRDLVAAWVHAKLRTDTLLSPTRDSFQSASSGLNAAADCGANACTQTSFEAFAVPPPTVGQEASKQSQGEPPCGSASAAAEEPDAHRRRDVLDSA; the protein is encoded by the exons ATGGAGCCCGTTCCACCGCCAGTCAGCGCAGATTTGCAGGCAGAGGctcccgcctcgccccctAAACCCTCGGGAGGGGCGCAGGACGCCGTTCCTCCTGGCGTGAATGCCtcagcctcgccgtcttcagCTAGCaacgcggctgcagacctCGGAAGTTCTTCTCAGCCAGCCGAGGGGAGCTCAGGACCCAAGAGCGCTCCTGCTGAAGCGTCTCTTCCCCCCGTAGGCTCATCTTCCGTCCTTGCCGGAGGCTGTGACGCCGACAATGGCTGCGACCCcccctccgcgaccgcccccgttccgccggcggcagagggcgacagaacgggctcgcgcgcgagtctgaAGGCTCCGGAAGCATCGGGCGAGCGCAGAAGGTCGCGGCACGAAGCCCTGGAGACCGTAGTCGACGCGCTTGCGCACATCAACAGCCCCTCGCAGTTCGCACCCCCCGCAGCCAACGCCCTGGCGGGggcccgcgggggcggcgcgggggacCGAGCGGCCCCTGCGCCGGTGTTGGAGACCGCCAAGAGCAAGAAGCTGCATTTGGGTTCCAGTCACCAGGCGTATACCGGCCTCGATCAGTGGCTCGATAACTACGGCATCGACATTGAAGACCTCGGGCCGAACTTCCAGTCGGGGAAACTCACAAACGCCCACAAACTGGATCTCGCCACGTACTCCTGGACGCAGGACAAACACGCGGACGTCAaaggcgccgtcgtcctcttccaCTCCTACACGTCGCATGCTCTCTGGGACTTCATGCGGCACCAGCCAGGGAAACGCGAGGTCATTTCCGAGGTCAACACCCgcacaggagagagagagaccgTCGACCTTACCACATGGGTTCCTCTCTACAGCG GAAGCTGGGTGGAGGCGTTTTGGAAGCAGGGCTTCAACGTGTACGCGATGGATCACCAGAGTCACGGACGGTCGGCGGGGTGGCGGGAGTGGCGGTGCAACGTTGAAAAGTTCGATCACTTGGTggacgacgcgctgcagtTCATAAAAACAGTCGTGGCTAAAGACCCCGTTACCCCCGACAACGTGCCGATCTACGTGCTGGGCTACTCGATGGGAGGGAACATCACGCTCCAGACGCTCGCGCGGATTTTCGCGGACGACTCCGACGAAGGGAGAcacctgcaggcgcgcgtcaGGGCGGCGGTGCTGCTCGCCCCGATGCTGCGGATTCTGCTGGACAGAAAAACAGCTTTCCTCGCGAAGCTCAACAAAAGCGTCAtcagctgctgcatgccCAACCTTCGACTCGGACGCTCcacaggcgacgaggcgtaCGCCTACCTTGATCGGTGGTATGAGAAAGATCCGTTCGCATACGGAG GAAGCCCAAAGTCGCGTATGATTGCGAATCTGTACTCTGCGACGATCAAGGCGAACAAGGTGATCCGGACTCTTCCTGAGCATCTGAAGGTCCTTTGTCTCCAGGGGACGGGAGACGCGACTGTGGACTATCGGGCCGCACTCCTGTTAGCCAAGACGCGCGTGCGACTCGATTTGATGTATCTCACGGGGTGGAGCCACTACCTGGCGAAGCAGATCGGCTTCGAGCTCTTGAGAGACCTCGTCGCGGCCTGGGTTCACGCCAAACTCCGGACAGACACGCTGCTCTCCCCTACTCGC GACTCTTTCCAGAGTGCGTCTTCGGGGCTgaacgcggccgcggactgcGGGGCGAACGCCTGCACGCAGACGTCTTTCGAGGCCTTCGCAGTCCCGCCTCCGACTGTAGGGCAGGAGGCGTCGAAGCAGTCTCAAGGGGAACCTCCTTGCGGCTCCgcgagcgctgcagccgaAGAGCCAGATGCACACCGGAGAAGGGATGTGCTTGACTCTGCATGA